A section of the Myxococcus virescens genome encodes:
- a CDS encoding DUSAM domain-containing protein, with protein MADELEWEPVRALARRVRDGERLTLTAEVREMLERTAPEVGIGKADAAAALATAEKAEALLLECARRIKEGSDRIVDALYRAKRHRKAGDFDSARQEMREVLAIEVVPLYREIAEGQLEDMTEEP; from the coding sequence ATGGCGGATGAACTCGAGTGGGAGCCTGTACGAGCCCTCGCGCGGCGCGTGCGGGACGGTGAACGCCTGACGCTCACGGCGGAGGTGAGGGAAATGCTGGAACGCACCGCGCCGGAGGTAGGCATCGGCAAAGCCGACGCGGCAGCAGCCCTTGCCACGGCCGAAAAGGCCGAGGCCCTTCTGCTGGAATGTGCGCGCCGCATCAAGGAAGGCTCCGACCGCATTGTCGACGCGCTTTACCGTGCCAAGCGTCACCGAAAAGCCGGGGACTTCGACAGCGCCCGCCAGGAAATGCGGGAGGTGCTCGCCATCGAAGTGGTGCCCCTCTATCGCGAGATAGCAGAAGGCCAGCTCGAAGACATGACAGAGGAGCCATGA
- a CDS encoding sigma-54-dependent transcriptional regulator gives MELPEAKGESAGWEPETIRALRGEQSRAAFARLLGVTPLTVYRWELPSEAPQARRPRGRVAVALRQLAARGEAPTPVVSASQRQELHPEELARILPSVTHLTRAEWRAAEEELLSLLASGLLRTPGARAMAAVGLAYLQRWGREDSRGAFTTLLPHLAFADAGILPEEVELRVLAMAANLYASPDGKLFDANKSAAYVARAEALLANHDDPEVRCQLRMAEVACGFYLGEAERITHGSGRLEDALVRVKDPALRLLAEDACAHEAALRGEATLATRRFREVAQGAARMGYAFLEARNLAFLAQRRLDEACEPSEALQLVRRAREAAYGGRMVRGFSFIFAARAEAEALLRLARFAEAEDVLDEADAVVEELRWTPLYLTVTRARLYLLSGRAPGLRKLARHLAAYDGTIQRALTGAYAQFAESLGDLAEGNAHRAAEGFAAAGQRAMELGGWPYLRRECLLYETYARVYACQRDEGLVLLRRARAFLERMPSAWHSALLHRFEALLHVLDGRTAEARSLLEAALGTFSLTGDLCMSVYTRHLLALLARMEGDPAAGELLAASEAELRRVGMVVHPQHFVHHVAREPHAAAREAEGAPRLGAEALVVPFERLSVRGMGAPLIQRELLAVVEGLFPHGAPRLEELDSQGRATPLGGDTSVPATEAVEFGDGCGRRLRLGVAGHLPPDGRALLTALSRLGGFALEVATLRGFAQVDVPALASEDTDVRDADVPGFIAASSAMRRLRSELASLSSSRATVIVTGESGSGKEVVARALHALSTRSQRPYVAFNCAAVPRDLFEGQLFGYRRGAYTGAATDHPGVIRAAHGGTLFLDEIGELPLEVQPKLLRFLENGEVFPLGEMRPVEVDVRVVAATHRDLGQLVREGRFREDLYYRLQVVPVRVPPLRERREDVVALARHFVRQLTPEGMEPPQLGPDAIAALMSHPWPGNVRELRNVIERSMAYGPFPAVLGAEQMRIAG, from the coding sequence GTGGAGTTACCGGAGGCGAAGGGGGAGAGCGCCGGGTGGGAACCCGAGACCATCCGCGCCCTGCGAGGTGAGCAGAGCCGCGCGGCGTTTGCCCGCCTGCTGGGCGTCACCCCTCTCACCGTCTACCGCTGGGAGCTGCCGAGCGAAGCCCCCCAGGCCCGCCGTCCGCGAGGCCGCGTGGCCGTGGCGCTCCGCCAGCTCGCCGCGCGAGGCGAGGCCCCCACGCCCGTCGTCTCCGCGTCCCAGCGGCAGGAGCTGCATCCCGAGGAGCTGGCGCGCATCCTCCCCAGCGTCACCCACCTGACGCGGGCCGAGTGGCGAGCCGCCGAAGAGGAGCTGCTGTCACTGCTGGCTTCGGGCCTGCTGCGCACCCCGGGCGCGCGGGCCATGGCCGCCGTGGGACTGGCCTATCTCCAGCGCTGGGGCCGCGAGGACAGCCGGGGCGCCTTCACCACGCTGCTGCCCCACCTGGCGTTCGCGGACGCCGGCATCCTTCCCGAAGAGGTGGAACTGCGCGTGCTCGCCATGGCGGCCAACCTCTACGCGTCACCGGACGGGAAGCTGTTCGACGCGAACAAGTCCGCCGCGTACGTGGCGCGCGCGGAGGCGCTGCTGGCCAACCACGACGACCCGGAGGTGCGCTGCCAGCTGCGCATGGCCGAGGTCGCCTGCGGCTTCTACCTGGGCGAGGCGGAGCGCATCACCCACGGGTCCGGGCGGCTGGAGGATGCGCTCGTGCGGGTGAAGGACCCGGCCCTGCGACTGCTCGCCGAGGACGCCTGCGCCCACGAGGCGGCCCTGCGCGGCGAGGCCACCCTGGCCACGCGCCGCTTCCGCGAGGTGGCGCAGGGCGCGGCGCGGATGGGCTACGCCTTCCTGGAGGCGCGCAACCTGGCCTTCCTGGCCCAGCGCCGGCTGGACGAGGCCTGCGAGCCATCCGAGGCGCTCCAGCTGGTGCGCCGCGCGCGGGAGGCCGCGTATGGCGGGCGCATGGTCCGCGGCTTCTCCTTCATCTTCGCCGCGCGCGCGGAGGCCGAGGCCCTGCTGCGGCTGGCGCGCTTCGCGGAAGCCGAGGACGTGCTGGATGAAGCGGACGCGGTGGTGGAGGAGCTGCGCTGGACGCCGCTGTACCTGACGGTGACGCGCGCGCGGCTGTACCTGCTCAGTGGCCGGGCCCCGGGCCTGCGCAAGCTGGCGCGGCACCTGGCGGCCTACGACGGCACCATCCAGCGGGCCCTCACCGGGGCCTATGCCCAGTTCGCGGAGTCGCTGGGCGACCTCGCCGAGGGCAACGCGCATCGCGCGGCGGAGGGCTTCGCCGCGGCCGGACAGCGCGCCATGGAGCTGGGCGGCTGGCCCTACCTGCGCCGCGAATGCCTGCTGTATGAGACGTATGCGCGCGTCTACGCATGCCAGCGGGACGAGGGCCTGGTGCTGCTGCGGCGGGCGCGCGCCTTCCTGGAGCGCATGCCCTCCGCGTGGCACTCCGCCCTGCTCCACCGCTTCGAGGCCTTGCTGCACGTCCTGGACGGGCGCACCGCCGAGGCCCGGTCGCTGCTGGAGGCCGCGCTGGGCACCTTCAGCCTCACCGGCGACCTGTGCATGTCCGTCTACACGCGCCACCTGCTGGCGCTGCTGGCGCGGATGGAGGGCGACCCCGCCGCCGGCGAGCTGCTGGCCGCCAGCGAGGCGGAGCTGCGCCGCGTGGGCATGGTGGTGCACCCGCAGCACTTCGTGCACCACGTCGCCCGCGAGCCCCACGCCGCCGCCCGCGAAGCCGAGGGCGCGCCCCGCCTGGGCGCGGAGGCCCTGGTGGTGCCCTTCGAGCGACTGTCGGTGCGCGGCATGGGCGCGCCCCTCATCCAGCGCGAGCTGCTGGCCGTGGTGGAGGGGCTCTTCCCCCACGGCGCGCCCCGGCTGGAGGAGCTGGACTCGCAGGGCCGGGCCACGCCGCTGGGCGGCGACACCTCCGTGCCCGCCACCGAGGCCGTGGAGTTCGGGGACGGCTGTGGCCGGCGGCTCCGCCTGGGCGTCGCGGGTCACCTGCCTCCGGACGGCCGCGCGCTGCTGACGGCGCTGTCCCGGCTGGGCGGCTTCGCGCTGGAGGTCGCCACCCTGCGCGGCTTCGCCCAGGTGGACGTGCCCGCGCTCGCCAGTGAGGACACGGACGTGCGGGACGCGGACGTGCCGGGCTTCATCGCCGCCTCGTCCGCCATGCGGCGGCTGCGCTCGGAGCTGGCGAGCCTGTCCTCCAGCCGCGCCACCGTCATCGTCACCGGCGAGTCCGGCTCCGGCAAGGAGGTGGTGGCGCGGGCGCTGCACGCCTTGTCCACGCGCTCGCAGCGGCCCTACGTGGCCTTCAACTGCGCCGCGGTGCCCCGGGACCTCTTCGAAGGACAGCTCTTCGGCTACCGGCGCGGCGCGTACACGGGCGCGGCCACGGACCACCCCGGCGTCATCCGCGCCGCGCACGGCGGCACCCTCTTCCTGGATGAGATTGGCGAGCTCCCCCTGGAGGTGCAGCCCAAGCTGCTGCGCTTCCTGGAGAACGGCGAAGTCTTCCCGCTGGGAGAGATGCGGCCGGTGGAGGTGGACGTCCGGGTGGTGGCGGCCACGCACCGGGATTTGGGCCAGTTGGTGCGGGAGGGCCGCTTCCGCGAGGACCTCTACTACCGCCTCCAGGTGGTGCCGGTGCGCGTGCCCCCGCTGCGCGAGCGGCGCGAGGACGTGGTGGCGCTGGCCCGGCACTTCGTCCGGCAGCTCACGCCTGAGGGCATGGAGCCGCCGCAACTGGGGCCGGATGCCATCGCCGCGCTGATGTCACACCCGTGGCCCGGCAACGTGCGCGAGCTGCGCAACGTGATTGAGCGGTCCATGGCCTACGGGCCGTTCCCCGCGGTGCTGGGCGCGGAGCAGATGCGCATCGCGGGCTGA
- a CDS encoding NAD-dependent succinate-semialdehyde dehydrogenase, whose product MAISTIDPATGKTLRTFTPLSAEELEAKLQTAADTFRAYRETTFADRVTWLRRAADLLEAEADRYGRIMTQEMGKPFDAARAEAKKCATACRYYVDKGESLLRDRLVDMGTGRAFVRYQPLGPVLAIMPWNFPFWQVVRFAAPALMAGNVGLLKHAHNVPQCALALEELFLQAGFPRGAFQTLLIETADVNRVIEDRRVRAVTLTGSEGAGRAVGAAAGKAIKKVVLELGGSDPFVVMPSADLEKAVETAVSARLINNGQSCIAAKRFIVADAIYPEFERRFVERMKRVTVGDPMDAKTDLGPLATRGILDGLHAQVEASVKAGARLLLGGKPLEGPGNFYPATVLAEPPPQAPAFHDELFGPVATLLRARDVDHALELANATPFGLGASVWTQDEAEQRRFIDGIEAGMVFVNALVASDARLPFGGVKHSGHGRELADVGIHEFVNIKSVRIAAAEETKQQPPPRGAISE is encoded by the coding sequence ATGGCCATTTCCACCATCGACCCGGCGACCGGCAAGACGCTGCGCACCTTCACGCCCCTCTCCGCCGAGGAGCTGGAGGCGAAGCTCCAGACCGCCGCCGACACGTTCCGCGCCTACCGCGAGACGACCTTCGCCGACCGCGTCACCTGGCTGCGGCGCGCGGCCGACCTGCTGGAGGCCGAGGCTGACCGCTACGGCCGCATCATGACGCAGGAGATGGGCAAGCCCTTCGACGCCGCCAGGGCCGAGGCGAAGAAGTGCGCCACGGCCTGCCGCTACTACGTGGACAAGGGCGAATCCCTCCTGCGCGACAGGCTCGTCGACATGGGCACCGGCCGCGCCTTCGTGCGCTACCAGCCCCTGGGGCCCGTGCTGGCCATCATGCCGTGGAACTTCCCCTTCTGGCAGGTGGTCCGCTTCGCCGCGCCCGCGCTGATGGCGGGGAACGTGGGCCTGCTCAAGCACGCCCACAACGTGCCCCAGTGCGCCCTGGCCCTGGAGGAACTCTTCCTTCAGGCGGGCTTCCCACGCGGCGCCTTCCAGACGCTGCTCATCGAGACCGCCGACGTCAATCGCGTCATCGAGGACCGCCGCGTGCGCGCGGTGACGCTCACCGGCAGCGAGGGCGCGGGCCGGGCCGTGGGCGCCGCCGCGGGCAAGGCCATCAAGAAGGTGGTGCTGGAGCTGGGCGGCAGTGACCCGTTCGTGGTCATGCCCAGCGCGGACCTGGAGAAGGCGGTGGAGACGGCGGTGTCCGCGCGCCTCATCAACAACGGCCAGTCCTGCATCGCCGCCAAGCGCTTCATCGTGGCCGACGCCATCTACCCCGAGTTCGAGCGTCGCTTCGTGGAGCGGATGAAGCGCGTCACGGTGGGCGACCCCATGGATGCGAAGACGGACCTGGGTCCCCTGGCGACGCGCGGCATCCTCGACGGGCTCCATGCCCAGGTGGAGGCGAGCGTGAAGGCCGGCGCGAGGCTGCTCCTGGGCGGCAAGCCCCTGGAGGGTCCGGGGAACTTCTACCCGGCCACCGTCCTGGCCGAGCCCCCGCCCCAGGCCCCCGCCTTCCACGACGAGCTCTTCGGCCCCGTGGCCACGCTGCTGCGCGCGCGTGACGTGGACCACGCCCTGGAGCTGGCCAACGCGACGCCGTTCGGCCTGGGCGCCAGCGTGTGGACGCAGGACGAAGCCGAGCAGCGGCGCTTCATCGACGGCATCGAAGCGGGCATGGTGTTCGTCAACGCGCTGGTGGCGTCGGACGCCAGGCTTCCGTTTGGCGGCGTGAAGCACTCCGGCCACGGGCGCGAGCTGGCGGACGTGGGCATCCACGAGTTCGTCAACATCAAGTCCGTCCGCATCGCCGCGGCGGAGGAGACGAAGCAGCAGCCTCCGCCCCGCGGCGCCATCAGCGAGTAG
- a CDS encoding mechanosensitive ion channel family protein, translating into MEIFRLADTVELNNAWLVGLSVTLMLLALWALLVASSALLYQGIRLVGLKVLEQAADALRKRARLSAALLSFVVVVAGIAVLGFSLWAKKDLAPHFNSLLGGVTAEGLANVGRGAGLLVLLMAAFLVLERAASQLLVRIERRLNEWALPPEQRAHAQKAMELGPGFIKLLLAYFAVGLALASLQLPAVLDWLIGTTLFVLLAISGGRLAVSLLHLASERLVGTWAAKSTATKYEEYFLALGRLLPVGQKSLEAIVYISVATLVIRRFQGLEFFAPYGPVLIRVIALFFAASVVVEFVRLLIARAFKVDGPNPDDATRRRNTFVALIQSASKYLVYFLVGMMALSDIGVDPTPILAGAGIVGLTVGLGSQAIVTDMVNGVFLLFEDQILNGDYIRINDTEGVVEEITPRITRIRDRFGRLHILRNGEVKNVINYSRGWTLAIVDMAVAYESDLKKVMDVIRQVCEQVPMLSQGKVSEIPKLLGIESMDESWMTMRIEAKVQPGTHFDVKRLLNRLLIEAFTANGLEFPYPKGVEYEGGPLLPATSEAPQEEPQALAASHR; encoded by the coding sequence ATGGAGATCTTCCGTCTCGCGGATACGGTTGAGTTGAACAACGCATGGCTTGTCGGCCTGAGCGTGACACTGATGCTGCTCGCGCTCTGGGCCCTTCTGGTGGCCTCCAGTGCGCTGCTGTACCAGGGCATCCGGCTGGTGGGCCTGAAGGTGCTGGAGCAGGCGGCAGACGCCCTTCGCAAGCGCGCCCGGCTGAGCGCCGCCCTCCTGTCCTTCGTGGTGGTGGTCGCCGGCATCGCGGTGCTGGGCTTTTCCCTGTGGGCGAAGAAGGACCTGGCCCCCCACTTCAATTCCTTGCTGGGGGGGGTGACGGCGGAAGGGCTGGCGAACGTGGGGCGCGGAGCGGGGCTGCTGGTGCTGTTGATGGCGGCCTTCCTGGTGCTGGAACGCGCGGCGAGCCAGCTCCTGGTGCGGATCGAACGCAGGTTGAACGAATGGGCGTTGCCCCCGGAGCAAAGGGCACATGCCCAGAAGGCGATGGAGCTGGGGCCCGGCTTCATCAAGCTGCTGCTGGCCTACTTCGCGGTGGGCCTGGCGCTCGCCTCGCTGCAACTCCCGGCCGTGCTCGACTGGCTCATTGGCACCACCCTCTTCGTGCTGCTGGCCATCAGCGGCGGGCGGCTGGCGGTGTCCCTGCTGCACCTGGCGTCAGAGCGGCTGGTCGGGACCTGGGCGGCGAAGAGCACGGCCACGAAGTACGAGGAGTACTTCCTGGCCCTCGGCCGGCTGCTCCCGGTGGGACAGAAGAGCCTGGAGGCCATCGTCTACATCTCGGTGGCGACGCTCGTCATCCGCCGGTTCCAGGGCCTGGAGTTCTTTGCGCCATACGGGCCGGTGCTCATCCGCGTCATCGCCCTGTTCTTCGCCGCCAGCGTCGTCGTGGAGTTCGTCCGGCTGCTCATCGCGCGGGCATTCAAGGTGGACGGCCCCAACCCGGATGACGCGACCCGGCGGCGCAACACCTTCGTCGCCCTCATCCAGAGCGCCTCCAAATACCTGGTCTACTTCCTGGTGGGGATGATGGCGCTCAGCGACATTGGCGTGGACCCCACTCCCATCCTCGCTGGCGCCGGCATCGTCGGCCTCACCGTGGGCCTGGGCTCGCAGGCCATCGTCACGGACATGGTCAACGGCGTCTTCCTGCTCTTCGAAGACCAGATATTGAACGGCGACTACATCCGCATCAACGATACAGAGGGCGTGGTGGAGGAGATAACGCCTCGCATCACCCGCATTCGCGACCGCTTCGGGCGCCTTCACATCCTCCGCAATGGCGAGGTCAAGAATGTCATCAACTACAGCCGCGGCTGGACGCTGGCCATCGTGGACATGGCCGTGGCCTACGAAAGCGACCTGAAGAAGGTGATGGATGTGATTCGCCAGGTGTGCGAGCAGGTGCCCATGCTGTCGCAGGGGAAGGTGTCCGAAATCCCCAAGCTCCTGGGTATCGAGAGCATGGACGAGAGCTGGATGACCATGCGCATCGAAGCCAAGGTGCAGCCAGGGACACACTTCGACGTGAAGCGGCTTCTCAACCGGCTGCTGATCGAGGCCTTCACCGCCAATGGCCTGGAATTCCCCTATCCCAAGGGGGTGGAATACGAGGGGGGCCCGTTGCTTCCCGCCACCTCCGAGGCACCGCAGGAGGAGCCCCAGGCGCTCGCCGCCTCACACCGGTAG
- a CDS encoding ATP-binding cassette domain-containing protein: MYELQDVSKCYGATQALHPLSLSLPTGRTTVLLGPSGCGKSTLLRLLNGLLPCDTGRVLFDGKPLPTGGDALLAVRHRVGYALQGGGLFPHLTGEENVTLMASHLRWPAAKTGERLEALVELTRFPTDALARYPSQLSGGQRQRVALMRALMLDPDVLLLDEPLGALDPLVRHELQGDLRGIFARLRKTVVLVTHDLAEAGFLGDSILLMREGRVVQQGQLADLEARPTDDFVTRFIQAQRPLPGGGLGGAA; encoded by the coding sequence GTGTACGAGCTCCAGGACGTCTCCAAATGCTACGGGGCCACGCAGGCCTTGCATCCGCTCAGCTTGAGCCTGCCGACAGGACGCACCACGGTGCTGCTGGGGCCGAGCGGCTGTGGCAAGTCCACGCTGCTGCGCCTGCTCAACGGGTTGCTGCCGTGTGACACCGGGCGCGTCCTCTTCGATGGCAAGCCGCTGCCCACGGGAGGAGATGCGCTGCTCGCGGTGCGCCATCGCGTGGGGTACGCGCTCCAGGGGGGCGGCCTCTTTCCGCATCTCACGGGCGAGGAGAACGTCACCCTCATGGCGAGCCACCTGCGCTGGCCCGCGGCGAAGACGGGCGAGCGGCTGGAGGCCTTGGTGGAGCTGACGCGCTTTCCCACGGACGCGCTGGCGCGCTATCCCTCGCAGCTCTCCGGTGGCCAGCGCCAGCGGGTGGCGCTGATGCGCGCGTTGATGTTGGACCCGGACGTGTTGCTGCTGGACGAGCCCCTGGGCGCGTTGGATCCGCTGGTCCGTCACGAGCTGCAAGGTGACCTGCGCGGCATCTTCGCCCGGCTGCGCAAGACGGTGGTGCTGGTGACGCATGACCTGGCGGAGGCGGGCTTCCTGGGGGACAGCATCCTGCTCATGCGGGAGGGGCGCGTGGTGCAGCAGGGACAGCTCGCGGATTTGGAGGCGCGGCCGACGGATGACTTCGTCACCCGGTTCATCCAGGCGCAGCGGCCTCTGCCTGGCGGTGGGCTGGGAGGCGCGGCGTGA
- a CDS encoding phosphatase PAP2 family protein has translation MSGWDVAVTRPLGLVTRPLGLLLLVLVCCLSFIALSDEVAEGETQQLDERMLLALRNPEDPARPRGPWWLRRTAEDVTALGGVPVLTLATLAVCGFLLLVRRYRTLLLVLGATLGGAGLNVLLKQFFARPRPSVVPHLTEVVSQSFPSGHAMLSATVYLTLGALLAQLAERKRLKLYVLTVALLLSFLVGLTRVYLGVHYPTDVLGGWVAGLAWALLMAFCARTLRRRSPALRAEARRPVA, from the coding sequence ATGTCGGGATGGGACGTGGCGGTGACGCGGCCATTGGGGCTGGTGACGCGGCCATTGGGGCTGCTGTTGCTGGTGCTGGTCTGCTGTCTGAGCTTCATCGCCCTGTCGGACGAGGTGGCCGAGGGCGAGACGCAGCAGCTCGATGAACGCATGCTGTTGGCGCTGCGCAACCCCGAGGACCCGGCGCGGCCTCGCGGGCCCTGGTGGCTGCGGCGCACGGCGGAGGACGTGACGGCGCTGGGCGGCGTTCCCGTGCTGACGCTCGCCACCCTGGCGGTGTGCGGCTTCCTCCTGCTGGTGCGGCGCTACCGGACGCTGCTGCTCGTGCTGGGCGCGACGCTGGGGGGCGCGGGCCTCAACGTCTTGCTGAAGCAGTTCTTCGCCCGGCCGCGGCCGTCCGTGGTGCCGCACCTCACCGAGGTGGTCAGCCAGAGCTTCCCCAGTGGGCACGCCATGTTGTCGGCCACCGTGTACCTCACGCTGGGCGCGCTGCTGGCTCAGCTCGCCGAGCGCAAGCGACTCAAGCTCTACGTCCTCACCGTGGCGCTGCTGCTGTCGTTCCTCGTGGGGCTGACGCGCGTCTACCTGGGCGTGCACTACCCCACGGACGTGCTGGGCGGCTGGGTGGCCGGATTGGCGTGGGCGCTGCTCATGGCGTTCTGCGCGCGGACGCTCCGCCGACGGAGTCCCGCGCTGCGCGCGGAGGCCCGGCGCCCGGTGGCGTGA
- a CDS encoding COX15/CtaA family protein translates to MTHAASSRRFQAFSLGVLAFTLVVILWGAFVRATGSGAGCGDHWPVCNGEVIPRDPSVQTLIEYTHRLTSGLAMILAVALYVWARKGHAKGHPVRSAAAWALFFMMTEALVGAGIVLLKYVADNASVGRALWMGVHLVNTFLLVGAQTLVIWFSRGRAPLSLRGQGLPGALMGLSILGLLVLGVSGAIAALGDTLFPSTTLAEGLRQDISETAHILIKLRVLHPLFAVSVGAFLVLASRWVARVRPSEDVRRAASAITVLYAVQLGAGVTNLLLLAPVWMQLVHLLLADFVWMAAVVLCAAGLAADAPRVVAEASPASSAEPV, encoded by the coding sequence ATGACCCACGCTGCCTCGTCCCGCCGGTTCCAGGCCTTCAGCCTGGGGGTGCTTGCCTTCACGCTGGTCGTGATTCTGTGGGGTGCCTTCGTGCGCGCCACGGGCTCGGGTGCTGGCTGCGGAGACCACTGGCCGGTGTGCAACGGCGAGGTCATCCCCCGGGACCCCAGCGTCCAGACGCTCATCGAATACACGCACCGGCTGACGAGCGGCCTGGCGATGATTCTGGCGGTGGCGCTCTACGTCTGGGCCCGGAAGGGGCACGCCAAGGGCCACCCGGTGCGGAGCGCGGCGGCCTGGGCCCTGTTCTTCATGATGACGGAGGCGCTCGTCGGCGCGGGCATCGTGCTGCTGAAGTACGTGGCGGACAACGCCTCCGTGGGCCGGGCCCTGTGGATGGGCGTGCACCTGGTGAACACCTTCCTGCTGGTGGGTGCGCAGACGCTGGTCATCTGGTTCTCCCGGGGACGCGCCCCCCTGAGCCTGCGGGGACAGGGGCTGCCGGGCGCGCTGATGGGCCTGAGCATCCTGGGGCTGCTGGTGCTGGGCGTGAGTGGCGCCATCGCGGCGCTGGGGGACACCCTGTTCCCGTCCACCACGCTGGCGGAGGGCTTGCGCCAGGATATTTCGGAGACGGCGCACATCCTCATCAAGCTGCGGGTGCTGCACCCGCTGTTCGCGGTGAGCGTGGGCGCGTTCCTGGTGCTGGCGTCGCGGTGGGTGGCGCGGGTGCGGCCGTCGGAGGACGTGCGGCGCGCGGCCTCCGCCATCACCGTGCTCTACGCGGTGCAGCTGGGCGCGGGCGTCACCAACCTGCTGCTGCTGGCGCCGGTGTGGATGCAGCTGGTGCACCTGCTGCTGGCGGACTTCGTGTGGATGGCGGCGGTGGTGCTGTGCGCGGCGGGCCTGGCGGCGGATGCGCCCCGGGTGGTGGCGGAAGCCTCGCCTGCTTCGAGCGCCGAGCCCGTCTGA
- a CDS encoding glycine betaine ABC transporter substrate-binding protein has protein sequence MRVGLLVLLLVGACGGASSSGDGVPQVRVGSKKFTESVILGEAVTQLARSTGARVTHRRELGGTAVLWEALRRGELDVYPEYTGTLRQELLSGRDLPDDAALRAALAESGLRMSEPLGFNNTYALGMKEAEAERLGIRRISDLRAHPSLRFGFSNEFMDRADGWPALRDSYRLPQRDVRGLDHDLAYRGMESGSLQLTDLYSTDAEIEAYGLRVLEDDLRHFPAYDAVLLYRDDLEARAPEALAAMLRLEGRVSEEDMVKLNARARLERVSEGRVASGFLATALGVTSEVRGDGLAARVWKRTREHLFLVGVSLLAAMALAVPLGVLAARRPRLGRGVLGLTGVIQTVPSLALLVVMIPLLGIGSRPAIAALFLYSLLPIVRNTAAGLAGIPPEVRESAEALGLPALARLWRIELPMAAPSILAGIQTAAVINVGTATLGALVGAGGYGQPILTGIRLDDVRLILEGAVPAAALALLASGLFDAVERVVVPRGLRLGAAARSTR, from the coding sequence GTGAGGGTGGGGCTCCTGGTGTTGCTGCTCGTGGGGGCGTGTGGCGGGGCGTCCTCGTCTGGGGACGGCGTGCCCCAGGTGCGCGTGGGCTCCAAGAAGTTCACCGAGTCCGTCATCTTGGGGGAAGCGGTGACGCAGCTCGCGCGGAGCACCGGTGCGCGGGTCACGCACCGGCGGGAGCTGGGCGGTACCGCCGTGCTCTGGGAGGCGCTGCGCCGGGGCGAACTCGACGTGTACCCCGAGTACACGGGCACGTTGCGACAGGAGTTGCTGTCCGGGCGCGACCTGCCGGACGACGCGGCGCTGCGTGCGGCCCTGGCTGAGTCTGGGCTTCGGATGAGCGAGCCGCTGGGCTTCAACAACACGTATGCGCTGGGCATGAAGGAAGCGGAGGCCGAGCGGCTGGGCATCCGCCGCATCTCTGATTTGCGTGCCCATCCTTCGCTGCGCTTCGGTTTCAGCAACGAGTTCATGGACCGCGCGGATGGCTGGCCCGCCTTGCGAGACAGCTACCGGCTGCCGCAGCGGGACGTGCGCGGGCTGGACCATGATTTGGCGTACCGGGGCATGGAGAGCGGGTCGCTCCAGCTCACGGACCTGTACTCCACGGATGCGGAGATTGAGGCGTATGGGTTGCGTGTGCTGGAGGACGACCTGCGCCACTTCCCCGCGTATGACGCGGTGCTGCTGTATCGCGACGACCTGGAGGCGCGGGCGCCCGAGGCCCTGGCCGCGATGCTGCGTCTGGAGGGCCGCGTGTCCGAGGAGGACATGGTGAAGCTCAACGCGCGGGCCCGGCTGGAGCGCGTGTCGGAGGGCCGCGTGGCGTCGGGTTTCCTCGCCACGGCGCTGGGAGTCACTTCGGAGGTACGCGGGGACGGATTGGCCGCGCGCGTGTGGAAGCGTACGCGTGAGCACCTGTTCCTGGTGGGGGTGTCGCTGCTGGCGGCGATGGCGCTCGCGGTGCCCTTGGGCGTGCTGGCCGCGCGGCGGCCTCGGCTGGGGCGCGGGGTGCTGGGGCTGACGGGGGTCATCCAGACGGTGCCGTCGCTGGCGCTGCTGGTGGTGATGATTCCGCTGCTGGGAATCGGCTCACGTCCGGCGATTGCCGCGTTGTTCCTCTACAGCCTGTTGCCCATTGTCCGGAACACAGCGGCGGGGTTGGCCGGAATCCCACCCGAGGTTCGCGAGTCCGCGGAGGCGCTGGGCCTGCCCGCGCTGGCGCGGCTGTGGCGCATCGAATTGCCCATGGCGGCGCCGTCCATCCTCGCGGGCATCCAGACGGCCGCGGTCATCAACGTGGGCACCGCCACGCTGGGCGCGCTGGTGGGGGCAGGGGGCTACGGTCAGCCGATTCTCACGGGCATCCGGTTGGATGACGTGCGGCTCATCCTCGAGGGCGCGGTCCCCGCTGCCGCGCTGGCGCTGCTCGCCAGTGGCCTGTTCGACGCCGTGGAGCGTGTGGTGGTGCCTCGGGGGCTGCGGCTGGGCGCGGCGGCGCGTTCGACGCGTTAG